Proteins from a genomic interval of Desulfovibrio piger:
- a CDS encoding virulence factor SrfB, with product MDVIPHYLSPVSIIPGGCPQFLDFALPLEALGKHVRYFYEELKGEGSGGRYTHFLHCLENRDNVFTDQLTGKEYTGDTYSMQAAKELKTWDGQWLPVPFLRTLEQCWPDGGKCFECGPSNWARARVMPSSKDPNMLRVVIIFDTTVEERPAGEDRYHALSPQDVGAHGHFMLAHHVRDNSWFLNEAWVDQWLLELYTARNQGKRRGAAWGEEDPYVLKHLASYLTWLDIVRLAVKDVAVQVINPARDTPVDVDLILDIGNSRTTGILVETPPQCSTDLNQSYVLRLRDLSQPDLEYADPFETRVEFVDATFGNDTLSRRSGRQTPAFAWPSAVRIGPEAARLATQAVCAEGTTGMSSPKRYLWDERPWQQTWRYNTSGNTEPMVNRGLFARQLNPQGTPLSCFDDPLFRRSPSLKKQQPEPVFESLFTRSSLMMFMLGEILTQTLITINSPATRARGRLPNLPRRLRRLIFTVPTAMPVAEKRIFRRWVLWAVKVIWEGLGWSEWYVPPQQQNRIRSGDYRTSPLVRCDWDEASCSQLVLLYNELTVKQHGDAHHLFHLMGKKRARYSDHPCVRIASIDIGGGTTDLSITTYELASGEGDTARIVPHTEFRDGFNIAGDEVAREVVLQHVIPAVSDALQARGVQEPRLLLAQLFGRDTIGMSQEQRNTRIRLVRQVALPVALGLLRVCEQDSDVHLDQTCTLGDFFEPAVGDAPANGRTGEEEAPAENGTFRPAILALRPQQSTLDAVTALVRDTVPGLDDFSIMDVPITISPQKLQATIQRTLAPTLSALCELVHLYDTDMLLLTGRPSAWKVVASTVMAKLPVPPDRIIPMRRYHVGSWYPFPDTLGRIQDPKTTVVVGAILCALAEGHIEGFSFDSNALRLTSTARYIGELDINTQLRAPKVWFKVDVDAKSGVELNRTVAFNGQLGIGYRQLGAERWPATRYHLLTFASEDARARASGRLPYKVDVTLNVAEMLDDEDMPVSNGEREERSEGEFSITAITDNAGNFVSPRDLEIRLQTLPTDEGYWLDTGVVNAAN from the coding sequence ATGGATGTCATTCCCCACTACCTTTCGCCCGTGAGCATCATCCCCGGCGGATGTCCCCAGTTCCTGGACTTTGCCCTGCCGCTGGAAGCCCTGGGCAAGCACGTCCGCTATTTCTATGAAGAGCTCAAGGGAGAAGGCAGCGGCGGCCGCTATACGCATTTCCTCCACTGTCTGGAGAACCGCGACAACGTCTTCACCGACCAGCTGACCGGCAAGGAATACACGGGCGACACCTATTCCATGCAGGCCGCCAAAGAGCTCAAGACCTGGGACGGCCAGTGGTTGCCCGTGCCCTTCCTGCGCACGCTGGAACAGTGCTGGCCCGACGGCGGCAAATGCTTCGAATGCGGCCCCTCCAACTGGGCCCGGGCCCGGGTCATGCCTTCCAGCAAGGACCCGAACATGCTGCGCGTGGTCATCATCTTCGACACCACCGTGGAAGAGCGCCCCGCCGGCGAGGACCGCTATCACGCCCTGTCTCCCCAGGATGTCGGCGCCCACGGGCACTTCATGCTGGCCCACCATGTGCGGGACAATTCCTGGTTCCTCAACGAGGCCTGGGTGGACCAGTGGCTGCTGGAACTGTACACGGCACGCAACCAGGGCAAGCGCCGCGGCGCGGCCTGGGGCGAGGAAGACCCCTATGTGCTCAAGCATCTGGCCAGCTATCTCACCTGGCTGGACATCGTGCGTCTGGCCGTCAAGGACGTGGCCGTGCAGGTCATCAATCCTGCCCGGGACACGCCGGTGGACGTGGACCTGATCCTGGACATCGGCAATTCCCGCACCACGGGCATCCTGGTGGAGACACCGCCCCAGTGCAGCACCGACCTCAACCAGAGCTATGTGCTGCGCCTGCGCGATTTGAGCCAGCCCGATCTGGAATACGCCGATCCGTTCGAGACCCGGGTGGAATTCGTGGACGCCACCTTCGGAAACGATACCCTGAGCCGCCGCTCCGGCCGCCAGACCCCGGCCTTTGCCTGGCCCTCGGCCGTGCGCATCGGTCCCGAGGCGGCACGTCTGGCCACGCAGGCCGTCTGCGCGGAAGGCACCACCGGCATGTCCAGCCCCAAGCGCTACCTGTGGGACGAGCGTCCGTGGCAGCAGACCTGGCGCTACAACACCAGCGGCAACACCGAGCCCATGGTCAACCGCGGCCTGTTCGCCCGCCAGCTCAATCCGCAGGGCACGCCGCTCTCCTGCTTTGACGATCCCCTGTTCCGCCGCAGCCCTTCCCTGAAGAAGCAGCAGCCCGAACCGGTGTTCGAGTCCCTGTTCACGCGCTCCTCGCTGATGATGTTCATGCTGGGCGAGATCCTCACCCAGACGCTCATCACCATCAATTCGCCCGCCACCCGTGCCCGGGGACGGCTGCCCAACCTGCCCCGGCGTCTGCGCCGCCTCATCTTCACCGTACCCACGGCCATGCCCGTGGCGGAAAAACGCATCTTCCGGCGGTGGGTGCTCTGGGCCGTCAAGGTCATCTGGGAAGGCCTCGGCTGGTCGGAGTGGTATGTGCCGCCGCAGCAGCAGAACAGGATCCGGTCCGGGGATTACCGCACCAGCCCGCTGGTGCGCTGTGACTGGGACGAGGCCAGCTGCTCCCAGCTGGTGCTGCTCTACAACGAGCTTACCGTCAAACAGCACGGGGACGCCCACCACCTGTTCCACCTGATGGGCAAAAAGCGCGCCCGCTACAGCGATCATCCCTGCGTGCGCATCGCGTCCATCGACATCGGCGGCGGCACCACGGACCTGTCCATCACCACCTACGAACTGGCCAGCGGCGAGGGCGACACGGCCCGCATCGTGCCGCATACCGAGTTCCGCGACGGCTTCAACATCGCCGGTGACGAAGTGGCTCGCGAAGTGGTGCTCCAGCACGTCATCCCGGCCGTTTCCGATGCCCTGCAGGCCCGGGGCGTCCAGGAGCCGCGCCTGCTGCTGGCCCAGCTTTTCGGCCGCGATACCATCGGCATGTCGCAAGAGCAGCGCAACACCCGTATCCGCCTGGTACGGCAGGTGGCCCTGCCTGTGGCCCTGGGTTTGCTGCGCGTGTGCGAGCAGGACAGCGACGTCCATCTGGACCAGACCTGCACCCTGGGGGACTTTTTCGAGCCTGCCGTGGGCGACGCCCCGGCAAACGGCCGGACCGGGGAAGAAGAGGCCCCGGCGGAGAACGGCACGTTCCGCCCCGCCATCCTGGCCCTGCGCCCGCAGCAGTCCACCCTGGATGCCGTGACGGCCCTGGTGCGCGACACGGTGCCCGGTCTGGATGACTTTTCCATCATGGATGTGCCCATCACGATCAGCCCGCAAAAACTCCAGGCCACCATCCAGCGGACCCTGGCCCCCACGCTCTCGGCCCTCTGCGAGCTGGTGCACCTGTACGATACCGACATGCTGCTGCTGACGGGCCGCCCCAGCGCCTGGAAGGTGGTCGCCTCCACGGTCATGGCCAAGCTGCCCGTGCCGCCGGACCGCATCATCCCCATGCGCCGCTATCATGTGGGCAGCTGGTATCCTTTCCCCGATACGCTGGGCCGTATCCAGGACCCCAAGACCACCGTGGTCGTGGGCGCCATCCTCTGCGCCCTGGCCGAAGGGCATATCGAAGGCTTCTCCTTCGATTCCAACGCGCTGCGTCTGACCTCCACCGCCCGCTATATCGGCGAGCTGGACATCAATACCCAGTTGCGCGCCCCCAAGGTCTGGTTCAAGGTGGACGTGGACGCCAAAAGCGGTGTGGAGCTGAACCGCACCGTGGCCTTCAACGGCCAGCTCGGCATCGGCTACCGCCAGCTGGGGGCCGAACGCTGGCCCGCCACCCGCTACCACCTGCTGACCTTCGCCAGTGAAGACGCCCGCGCCCGCGCCTCGGGCCGTCTGCCCTACAAGGTGGACGTCACCCTCAACGTGGCCGAGATGCTGGACGATGAGGACATGCCCGTCAGCAACGGCGAGCGGGAAGAACGCAGCGAAGGGGAATTCAGCATCACCGCCATCACGGACAATGCCGGCAACTTCGTCTCGCCCCGGGATCTGGAGATCCGTCTGCAGACCCTGCCCACGGACGAAGGCTACTGGCTGGATACCGGCGTCGTGAACGCCGCCAACTAG
- a CDS encoding virulence factor SrfC family protein, whose amino-acid sequence MQEQDIQLAARCARLAEQSRHAATWLADNRETVGSECTTLQKEMRRAARFFGKCEQAARRKMCVGVFGPSQSGKSYLISALARDSRGDLLADFCGRTSDFITEINPEGGKESTGLVTRFTTTPPQGLTPDFPIRLRLLSEMDVVRVLANTYYADCEHKQMPDADAMRSALERLTQTARQSSPSASSVTADDVEDLREYLNRNFLSKPRVQMLQQGYWAQAVSLAPLLPLSYRAELFGIIWNNQPKFQQLFLELCQALEALGNPAEADCPLEALLPRQTSIIDVALLAGLGTNSAEDRLTLLGKDGRKAALPRAVVTALTAEITIFMREQPDDFFSYTDLLDFPGYRSRLKILDLDKELEREGALQNLFLRGKVAYLFERYCEEHELTSMLLCIGPGNQEVQDLPRAVYDWICSTHGENPAHRAGKAPSLFFVLTKMDMEFEKKAGSPSVEQRWNTRLQSSLLDFFGKQHDWPTNWDGAHPFRNIFLLRNPNFRCEAIFTFDAQGNESGVRPDQIAYVEEVRRAFVDSPLVRRHVDDPEAVWQAAMTLNDGGISLLRQRLRPLCNPELKRHQIGVGLDEQAERVLTALGVYYQSDDREELRRQKETLARNLAVLLARVAQSQTFGEMLHRLQVSDHDLYALCAQVTSAMPEAENGGAAPASIGVRVSQQDILDDLFGDEAPVATEVPGTAPVTGKDSAAELAEAVFDAWVEQVRQFAADAETRTFFAMPARELDQFCHELLLSAQRCRVRQQMEEDLRACSAYSNLERERLLWKQASLAADAINAFVDWLGFDPRHHSEQERTIIFRDKPVVLFPAVSDPVGEPLIGEVEAPYDRQWYTDWLRALMHGITANVDFDGQQIRNPQQNKRLYDILQAFKG is encoded by the coding sequence ATGCAGGAACAAGACATTCAGCTGGCAGCGCGCTGTGCCCGTCTGGCGGAACAGTCGCGCCATGCCGCCACCTGGCTGGCCGACAATCGCGAGACCGTGGGCAGCGAATGCACCACGCTGCAAAAAGAGATGCGCCGGGCCGCCCGCTTTTTCGGCAAGTGCGAACAGGCCGCCCGCCGCAAGATGTGTGTGGGCGTCTTCGGCCCCAGCCAGTCCGGCAAATCCTACCTCATCTCGGCTCTGGCCCGCGACAGCCGCGGCGATCTGCTGGCGGACTTCTGCGGCCGGACGTCGGATTTCATTACCGAGATCAATCCCGAAGGCGGCAAGGAATCCACCGGGCTGGTGACCCGCTTCACCACCACGCCGCCCCAGGGGCTGACGCCGGACTTTCCCATCCGGCTGCGCCTGCTCTCCGAGATGGACGTGGTCCGCGTGCTGGCCAATACCTATTATGCCGACTGCGAACACAAGCAGATGCCCGATGCCGACGCCATGCGGTCCGCCCTCGAGCGACTGACCCAGACGGCCCGCCAGTCTTCGCCCAGCGCCAGCAGCGTCACCGCCGATGACGTGGAAGACCTGCGCGAATACCTCAACCGCAACTTTCTCTCCAAACCGCGCGTCCAGATGCTGCAACAGGGTTACTGGGCACAGGCCGTCAGCCTGGCCCCCCTGCTGCCCCTGAGCTATCGGGCGGAACTTTTCGGCATCATCTGGAACAACCAGCCCAAATTCCAGCAGCTCTTCCTCGAGCTTTGCCAGGCTCTGGAGGCCCTGGGCAACCCGGCCGAGGCCGACTGCCCGCTGGAGGCCCTGCTGCCGCGACAGACCAGCATCATCGACGTGGCCCTGCTGGCCGGGCTGGGGACCAACAGTGCGGAAGACCGCCTGACCCTGCTGGGCAAGGACGGACGCAAGGCCGCCCTGCCCCGTGCCGTGGTCACGGCCCTGACGGCGGAGATCACCATCTTCATGCGGGAACAGCCGGACGACTTCTTCTCCTACACGGACCTGCTGGACTTTCCGGGTTATCGCTCCCGCCTCAAGATCCTGGACCTGGACAAGGAGCTGGAACGCGAAGGCGCGCTGCAGAACCTTTTCCTGCGCGGCAAGGTGGCCTATCTTTTCGAGCGCTATTGCGAAGAGCACGAACTGACCAGCATGCTGCTCTGCATCGGCCCCGGCAACCAGGAGGTGCAGGATCTGCCCCGCGCCGTATACGACTGGATCTGCTCCACCCACGGCGAGAACCCGGCCCACCGTGCCGGCAAGGCCCCTTCCCTGTTCTTCGTGCTCACCAAGATGGACATGGAGTTCGAGAAAAAAGCCGGCTCGCCTTCCGTGGAACAGCGCTGGAACACGCGCCTGCAGTCCTCCCTGCTGGACTTTTTCGGCAAGCAGCATGACTGGCCCACCAACTGGGACGGCGCGCATCCCTTCCGCAACATCTTCCTGCTGCGCAACCCCAATTTCCGTTGCGAGGCCATCTTCACCTTCGATGCCCAGGGCAACGAGAGCGGTGTCCGTCCCGACCAGATCGCCTATGTGGAAGAAGTGCGCCGGGCTTTTGTGGATTCGCCGCTGGTGCGTCGCCATGTGGACGACCCCGAAGCCGTCTGGCAGGCGGCCATGACGCTCAATGACGGCGGCATCAGCCTGCTGCGCCAGCGTCTGCGCCCCCTCTGCAATCCCGAGCTCAAGCGGCATCAGATCGGTGTGGGGCTGGACGAACAGGCCGAACGCGTCCTGACGGCGCTGGGCGTCTACTACCAGAGTGACGACCGTGAGGAGCTGCGCCGCCAGAAAGAGACCCTGGCCCGCAATCTGGCCGTTTTGCTGGCCCGTGTGGCCCAAAGCCAGACTTTTGGCGAGATGCTCCACCGCCTGCAGGTCAGCGATCACGATCTGTACGCCCTGTGTGCGCAGGTCACCTCCGCCATGCCTGAAGCGGAAAACGGCGGGGCCGCGCCTGCCTCCATCGGTGTGCGCGTCTCGCAACAGGACATTTTGGACGACCTTTTCGGTGATGAAGCCCCTGTGGCCACCGAGGTGCCCGGCACAGCACCCGTCACAGGCAAGGACAGCGCGGCCGAACTGGCCGAAGCCGTGTTCGATGCCTGGGTGGAACAGGTCCGCCAGTTCGCGGCCGACGCGGAGACGCGCACCTTCTTTGCCATGCCCGCGCGCGAGCTGGACCAGTTCTGCCACGAGCTGCTGCTCTCGGCCCAGCGCTGCCGGGTGCGCCAGCAGATGGAAGAAGATCTGCGTGCCTGCTCCGCTTACAGCAACCTCGAACGGGAGCGCCTGCTCTGGAAACAGGCCAGTCTGGCCGCCGACGCCATCAACGCCTTCGTGGACTGGCTGGGCTTCGACCCGCGTCATCACAGCGAGCAGGAACGCACCATCATCTTCCGGGACAAGCCCGTGGTCCTTTTCCCGGCCGTCAGCGATCCCGTGGGCGAACCGCTCATCGGTGAAGTGGAAGCGCCCTACGACCGGCAGTGGTATACCGACTGGCTGCGCGCCCTGATGCACGGCATCACCGCCAACGTGGACTTCGACGGCCAGCAGATCCGCAACCCCCAACAGAACAAACGCCTGTACGACATCCTGCAGGCATTCAAAGGATAA
- a CDS encoding sel1 repeat family protein, producing MKAIIAPDAARTPGVAVICVYDAPGAGPADVAIYSGDGKYLSASGWQESRVSLPVDAHDDDSGCLRLQVGAAVVDNLDKLERYLFMAGDQKCVLQIKDLVYSRMQGGDGMGHAASPAAAPASQPVLLPDPEPEPAPIPAPAPDPEPEAEPSPLLAGAPLEMDQPAAETAKEKNSSGSLLWIILGLVLLALAAAAVWWFFLRATPPPPPPMAPQTPATRQEAAAPQQTAPAGSEKAPAAPAAVAPLQQAREHLRGTADPATSLELARPLRTPQAGNDESDAAFLLLEDAAQKGNAEAMFLVGQFYDPQSKLPRGSIPADMSQAKHWYDNAKSKGYAEADKALAALRRHVEGEAAKGNAEASLLLREWK from the coding sequence ATGAAAGCCATCATTGCCCCTGATGCCGCGCGCACGCCCGGCGTGGCCGTCATCTGCGTGTACGATGCCCCCGGTGCGGGCCCGGCCGATGTGGCCATCTATTCGGGCGACGGCAAATACCTGTCCGCTTCCGGCTGGCAGGAAAGCCGCGTCTCCCTGCCCGTGGACGCCCATGATGATGACAGCGGCTGCCTCCGCCTGCAGGTAGGTGCCGCCGTAGTGGACAATCTGGACAAGCTGGAACGCTATCTGTTCATGGCCGGTGACCAGAAGTGCGTCCTCCAGATCAAGGATCTCGTCTATTCCCGCATGCAGGGCGGGGACGGCATGGGGCATGCGGCTTCCCCTGCAGCCGCGCCCGCGTCGCAGCCCGTGCTGCTCCCCGATCCAGAGCCGGAACCGGCCCCCATACCAGCACCGGCCCCCGATCCCGAACCGGAAGCGGAGCCTTCGCCGCTGCTGGCCGGAGCGCCGCTGGAGATGGATCAGCCCGCCGCGGAGACGGCGAAAGAAAAAAACTCCTCCGGCAGTCTGCTCTGGATCATCCTGGGCCTCGTCCTGCTGGCCCTGGCCGCTGCCGCGGTCTGGTGGTTCTTCCTGCGGGCCACGCCCCCGCCGCCTCCGCCCATGGCGCCACAAACTCCGGCGACCCGGCAGGAGGCGGCAGCGCCCCAGCAGACGGCACCGGCCGGGTCGGAGAAAGCTCCGGCGGCTCCTGCCGCGGTGGCGCCGTTGCAACAGGCCCGCGAGCATCTGCGCGGCACGGCTGATCCCGCCACCAGCCTGGAGCTGGCCCGCCCCCTGCGTACGCCCCAGGCCGGCAACGATGAGAGCGACGCGGCCTTCCTGCTGCTGGAAGACGCTGCCCAGAAAGGCAATGCCGAAGCCATGTTTTTGGTGGGCCAGTTCTATGATCCGCAGTCGAAGCTGCCGCGCGGCAGCATCCCCGCGGACATGAGCCAGGCGAAACACTGGTATGACAATGCCAAGAGCAAGGGCTATGCGGAAGCGGACAAGGCGCTAGCGGCCCTGCGCCGTCATGTGGAAGGCGAGGCCGCCAAGGGCAACGCCGAGGCCTCGCTCCTGCTGCGCGAGTGGAAATAA
- a CDS encoding vWA domain-containing protein, producing MPRTCIRFFALLLLLLVAVPALQAAPLLQEGKKTLYQRVVSHPGAMPLKEARDGAPAAREALVPFTVLYVYARQGDWLQVGLDTRAPLGWLKKDQATDWNQSLTLLFTPRTGRDPVLFFKTEKDLKGLCEAADMEKQLDSLVAAAAGGKDTAGLPILASEPAEQKGAVAQKRFYLMPILGMNRAFEGVNLLQVASIDPGSSQSGAVAGPPKTGIALVMDTSISMKPYIDQSRDIIRQLYDRLEKDKMTNNVGFAVVAFRSSTEKTPKLGYTSQVISDFATAKDRKALESRLAKVEQATVSSHDFNEDSLAGIYTAIDSLNWGPYSTRLILLVTDAGPLRGDDPYASQRLGAAEMNDLARQKGIWITTMHVKTPGGSKNHAYAEQAYRALSRLSGDQANYQAVNASSHKEAARQFGIVTKILTTSMVDMVKNTASGKIMTRPKDEAVPATEEAQARQLAERLGYAMQLDYLGRKNENRAPSVVDSWIADMDLKRLAQGRQVPSVEVAVLLTKNQLSDLSTQLKNIIDNAERTKKTDSRDFFQGILSASARMARDPNMPTQGKSLAELGVLAEFLDGLPYKSDIMLLREEDWYRMSIGEQTAFINRLKSRLARYEEYDRDRENWESFGQSNAGDWVYRVPLSMLP from the coding sequence ATGCCCAGAACCTGCATCCGCTTTTTTGCGCTCCTGCTGCTCCTGCTGGTGGCCGTGCCTGCCCTGCAGGCGGCCCCCCTGTTGCAGGAAGGCAAGAAGACCCTGTACCAGCGCGTGGTCTCCCACCCCGGCGCCATGCCCCTGAAAGAAGCCCGCGACGGCGCTCCGGCCGCGCGTGAGGCCCTGGTGCCCTTTACCGTGCTCTATGTCTACGCCCGTCAGGGCGACTGGCTGCAGGTGGGCCTTGATACCCGCGCGCCGCTGGGCTGGCTGAAAAAGGATCAGGCCACGGACTGGAACCAGTCCCTGACCCTGCTGTTCACCCCGCGTACCGGCCGTGATCCCGTACTCTTCTTCAAGACGGAAAAAGATCTGAAAGGCCTGTGCGAAGCTGCCGACATGGAAAAGCAGCTAGACAGCCTTGTGGCGGCCGCAGCCGGCGGCAAGGATACGGCCGGCCTGCCCATCCTGGCTTCGGAACCGGCGGAGCAGAAAGGGGCCGTGGCCCAGAAGCGCTTCTACCTTATGCCCATTCTTGGCATGAACCGGGCCTTTGAAGGCGTGAACCTGCTGCAGGTGGCCTCCATCGATCCCGGCAGCAGCCAGTCCGGCGCAGTGGCCGGGCCGCCCAAGACCGGCATCGCCCTGGTCATGGACACGTCCATCTCCATGAAGCCCTATATCGACCAGAGCCGCGACATCATCCGCCAGCTCTATGACCGTCTGGAAAAGGACAAGATGACCAACAATGTGGGCTTTGCCGTGGTGGCCTTCCGCAGCAGTACGGAAAAGACCCCCAAGCTGGGCTACACCTCGCAGGTCATCAGCGATTTTGCCACGGCCAAGGACCGCAAGGCTCTGGAAAGCCGCCTGGCCAAAGTGGAACAGGCGACCGTCTCCAGCCATGACTTCAACGAGGACTCGCTGGCCGGGATCTATACGGCCATCGACTCCCTCAACTGGGGCCCCTATTCCACCCGCCTGATCCTGCTGGTCACGGATGCCGGACCCCTGCGCGGCGATGACCCGTACGCCTCGCAGCGTCTCGGCGCTGCGGAGATGAACGACCTTGCCCGTCAGAAAGGCATCTGGATCACCACCATGCACGTCAAGACGCCCGGCGGCAGCAAAAACCACGCCTATGCCGAGCAGGCCTACCGGGCCCTGAGCCGCCTTTCCGGCGATCAGGCCAACTATCAGGCCGTCAACGCCTCCAGCCACAAGGAGGCCGCCCGCCAGTTCGGCATCGTGACGAAGATCCTGACCACCTCCATGGTGGACATGGTCAAGAACACGGCCAGCGGCAAGATCATGACCCGTCCCAAGGACGAGGCCGTGCCCGCCACCGAGGAAGCCCAGGCCCGCCAGCTGGCGGAACGGCTGGGCTACGCCATGCAGCTGGACTATCTGGGCCGCAAGAACGAGAACCGTGCCCCGTCCGTAGTGGATTCCTGGATCGCGGACATGGACCTCAAGCGTCTGGCCCAGGGCCGTCAGGTGCCCAGCGTGGAAGTGGCCGTGCTGCTGACCAAGAACCAGCTCAGCGACCTCAGCACCCAGCTGAAGAACATCATCGACAACGCCGAACGGACCAAGAAGACCGATTCGCGCGACTTCTTCCAGGGCATCCTGTCCGCCTCGGCCCGTATGGCCCGCGATCCCAACATGCCCACTCAGGGCAAGAGCCTTGCCGAGCTGGGCGTGCTGGCCGAATTCCTGGACGGCCTGCCCTACAAGAGCGACATCATGCTGCTGCGTGAGGAAGACTGGTACCGCATGAGCATCGGCGAGCAGACGGCCTTCATCAACCGCCTCAAGTCCCGGCTGGCCCGCTACGAAGAATACGACCGCGACCGGGAAAACTGGGAAAGTTTCGGACAGAGCAACGCCGGGGACTGGGTCTACCGCGTGCCGCTGTCCATGTTGCCGTAA
- a CDS encoding ABC transporter ATP-binding protein, translating into MENTVFSLRDLHVVRPGAGAFRLHVRSLDVRQGQLLALTGPSGCGKSTALDVLAGILRPDSGDGSRFLLRTADGETDMLALWRAGRLDALARLRGKHLGYVLQTGGLLPFLSARDNILLPCRCLGSMGRRLEAVWNMATALGIDRLLLQMPASLSVGERQRVAIARALAHGPAIVLADEPTAALDPDQSRKVLGIFADLARQQGTTVIMVSHDPQMAREAGFTLVPLACSTTEEGPLSVIDHPQR; encoded by the coding sequence ATGGAAAATACGGTCTTCTCCCTGCGCGATCTGCATGTCGTCCGCCCGGGCGCGGGCGCGTTCCGCCTGCATGTCCGCAGCCTGGACGTGCGTCAGGGGCAGCTGCTGGCCCTGACGGGCCCCAGCGGCTGCGGCAAAAGTACGGCCCTGGACGTGCTGGCCGGCATCCTGCGGCCCGACAGCGGCGACGGCTCCCGCTTCCTGCTGCGCACCGCCGATGGCGAGACGGACATGCTGGCCCTGTGGCGGGCGGGCCGTCTCGATGCCCTGGCCCGTCTGCGCGGCAAACATCTGGGCTATGTGCTCCAGACAGGCGGCCTGCTGCCCTTCCTTTCGGCCCGCGACAACATCCTGCTCCCCTGCCGCTGTCTGGGGAGCATGGGACGCCGTCTGGAGGCGGTCTGGAACATGGCCACGGCCCTGGGCATAGACCGACTGCTGCTGCAGATGCCCGCCAGCCTTTCCGTGGGCGAACGCCAGCGCGTGGCCATCGCCCGCGCCCTGGCCCACGGGCCCGCCATCGTACTGGCGGACGAACCCACGGCCGCGCTGGATCCGGACCAGTCCCGCAAGGTCCTGGGCATCTTTGCCGATCTGGCCCGACAGCAGGGGACCACGGTGATCATGGTCTCCCACGATCCGCAGATGGCCCGGGAGGCCGGGTTCACGCTGGTGCCCCTGGCCTGCTCCACTACGGAGGAGGGCCCCCTTTCCGTCATCGACCATCCCCAACGGTAA
- a CDS encoding ABC transporter permease: MHTLVQICHLSLRDYLHERLLSACAVLGLAAVLAPLLILFGVKFGVVETLTERLRSDPATLEISPVGSGHFSTADMDRWRDDGRVAFVMPRTRTLAATVELLPERGTPLHVSMEPTGHEDPLLARHALPVPALLLDSEDDPDHPGRLRTRAAASGVVLSAPVAERLGLRAGDQLTGRLERTRNGKVQAVRLPLKVIGVLPLAAQQKNVAYVPLPFLEAAEDYRDGRAVPLFGPEHAADGDQPPAERLYAGFRLYARNLDDVAPLRDFFQQQGITVHTEAEAIDQVRRLSTSLDIIFLLIGGAAAAGFTASTTSSTLAAVRRKQRLLGLLRLGGFSTLELLLFPLLQALLTAVLGTGLALGLYAAAQGVVNRIFAAGLDDMEHVCRLLPEHAVVTLVLVCLLSLLAALLPSLRGARTEPSEVIREI; encoded by the coding sequence ATGCATACCCTTGTACAGATCTGCCACCTTTCCCTGCGGGATTACCTGCACGAGCGTCTGCTCTCCGCCTGTGCCGTCCTGGGGCTGGCGGCCGTCCTGGCGCCGCTGCTGATCCTTTTCGGCGTCAAGTTCGGCGTGGTGGAGACCCTGACCGAACGCCTGCGCAGCGACCCCGCCACGCTGGAGATCTCCCCCGTGGGCAGCGGACACTTTTCCACCGCCGATATGGACCGGTGGCGCGACGATGGCCGGGTGGCCTTCGTCATGCCCCGAACCCGCACCCTGGCCGCCACGGTGGAGCTGTTGCCGGAGCGGGGCACGCCCCTGCACGTCTCCATGGAGCCCACCGGCCATGAGGATCCCCTGCTGGCCCGCCATGCCCTGCCGGTACCGGCCCTGCTGCTGGACAGCGAGGACGATCCCGACCACCCGGGCCGCCTGCGTACGCGGGCCGCTGCCAGCGGTGTCGTGCTTTCCGCGCCCGTGGCCGAACGACTGGGCCTGCGGGCGGGCGACCAGCTGACCGGCAGGCTCGAACGCACCCGCAACGGCAAGGTGCAGGCCGTGCGCCTGCCGCTCAAGGTCATCGGCGTGCTGCCCCTGGCCGCCCAGCAAAAAAATGTGGCCTATGTGCCCCTGCCCTTCCTGGAAGCGGCGGAAGATTACCGCGACGGGCGCGCCGTGCCCCTGTTTGGCCCGGAACATGCCGCGGACGGCGACCAGCCGCCTGCCGAACGCCTGTATGCGGGCTTCCGCCTGTACGCCCGCAATCTGGATGACGTGGCGCCCCTGCGGGACTTTTTCCAGCAGCAGGGCATCACCGTCCATACCGAGGCCGAGGCCATCGATCAGGTCAGGCGCCTTTCCACGTCCCTGGACATCATTTTCCTGCTCATCGGCGGCGCCGCTGCCGCGGGCTTCACGGCCTCCACGACCAGCAGCACCCTGGCCGCCGTCCGGCGCAAGCAGCGGCTCCTCGGCCTGCTCCGTCTGGGAGGTTTTTCCACGCTGGAGCTTTTGCTGTTCCCCCTGTTGCAGGCCCTGCTCACGGCCGTGCTGGGCACGGGACTGGCGCTGGGGCTCTACGCGGCTGCCCAGGGCGTGGTCAACCGCATCTTTGCTGCCGGTCTCGACGATATGGAGCATGTCTGCCGCCTGTTGCCGGAACATGCCGTCGTGACCCTGGTACTGGTCTGCCTGCTCTCCCTGCTGGCAGCCCTGCTGCCGTCCCTGCGCGGTGCGCGTACCGAACCTTCGGAGGTCATCCGTGAGATCTAG